The proteins below are encoded in one region of Ascochyta rabiei chromosome 9, complete sequence:
- a CDS encoding 3-beta-hydroxysteroid 3-dehydrogenase, producing MSYLQDNPQPDNGYYVVVTGANSGLGLGISTRMIDEFLQTRPQTESLVLIITTRDKKKGDATIETLQAHLRKVCRQHERTLPGISQVLQGRIHFRQERLDLLSLVSVQKLSKKLRETTPKLDVVICNAGIGGWTGINWPLAVWSVLRRWRTAVSWPTYKLSSKGCVAKPQIPAEEGRPRVEEPALGEVFCANFFGHYLLGHYLAPLLARHSKSEGTRGRLIWTSSLEAYGHTLDMNDLQAIASGEAYESSKRLTDVMGITSRLPATSNAVDQYFGQSEQPPSSTKPVIYVTHPGITATSIFALPFILEYAMIVTFYVARWLGSQWHPISVEKGAVAMVWLALAKQSTLDTMEEKEGVGKWGSATDFWGQERVERTEVSGWGWGGKLGEYKRKGRDPFAKDLTKEERNRFEETGKICWEEMEVLRCDWEDRLRRAGVAVEMG from the exons ATGTCGTACCTTCAAGACAATCCACAGCCCGACAATGGCTACTACGTTGTTGTCACCGGTGCCAACAG TGGCCTGGGACTCGGCATTAGCACGCGGATGATCGACGAGTTTCTCCAGACACGCCCTCAAACAGAGTCCCTCGTCCTGATCATCACGACACGGGACAAGAAGAAAGGCGACGCCACGATCGAAACACTCCAAGCACACCTGCGCAAGGTGTGCCGCCAGCATGAGCGAACCCTACCAGGCATCTCGCAGGTGCTGCAGGGGCGCATACACTTCAGGCAGGAGCGACTGGATCTGCTGAGCCTCGTCTCTGTGCAGAAGCTTAGCAAGAAACTACGCGAGACAACGCCCAAGCTGGATGTCGTCATCTGCAACGCGGGTATCGGCGGCTGGACTGGCATAAACTGGCCCCTGGCTGTCTGGAGCGTCCTCCGAAGGTGGAGGACAGCTGTCAGCTGGCCCACCTACAAGCTTTCTAGCAAGGGCTGCGTCGCGAAACCTCAGATACCAGCCGAGGAAGGGAGACCACGAGTCGAAGAACCCGCGCTGGGGGAGGTCTTCTGCGCCAATTTCTTTGGTCACTACCTCCTGGGCCACTACCTTGCGCCACTGCTCGCAAGACACTCCAAGAGCGAGGGTACGAGAGGCAGGTTGATTTGGACAAGCAGTCTGGAAGCATATGGACACACTCTTGACATGAACGACCTCCAGGCCATTGCTTCTGGAGAAGCATACGAGTCGTCGAAGCGACTGACAGACGTCATGGGCATCACGTCCAGACTACCGGCTACGTCCAACGCTGTGGACCAGTACTTTGGCCAGTCTGAACAGCCTCCCAGCAGCACAAAACCTGTCATTTATGTCACGCATCCCGGCATCACCGCGACTTCTATCTTCGCCCTCCCATTCATACTCGAATATGCCATGATCGTCACATTCTATGTTGCGCGCTGGTTGGGCAGCCAATGGCACCCTATCAGCGTGGAGAAAGGGGCTGTCGCCATGGTGTGGCTTGCACTGGCCAAGCAGAGCACGCTAGATACCATGGAGGAGAAGGAAGGTGTAGGCAAGTGGGGCAGCGCAACAGATTTCTGGGGCCAGGAACGTGTGGAGCGGACCGAGGTGTCTGGGTGGGGCTGGGGAGGTAAACTGGGGGAGTATAAGAGGAAAGGTAGAGATCCGTTTGCGAAGGACCTCACAAAGGAGGAGAGGAACAGGTTCGAGGAGACGGGAAAGATATGCTGGGAGGAAATGGAAGTGCTGAGGTGTGATTGGGAGGATAGGCTGAGGCGAGCTGGCGTCGCGGTCGAGATGGGATAG